From the Hordeum vulgare subsp. vulgare chromosome 1H, MorexV3_pseudomolecules_assembly, whole genome shotgun sequence genome, the window TACGGTATTGATGTTGTGCACGGTCACAACAACGTGTACAAAGCTACTATCTTCCCACATAATGTTGGCCTCCGAGCTACCAGGTAGAAACAATACTCTTTTTAAACTTTTGATGTTCTGAATTATATCTGATCAACCACCTACAACAATTTTCAGAAAGGCATGCTAActgtgacacatatgttgttctgAATTAATATGTTACTGTCTTCTAGGGACCCTATGTTGGTAAAGAGGATAGGAGAAGCACCTGctcttgaagttagagcaacaggAATTCCTTACGCTTTTGCTCCGTGTATTGCGGTAATATATCGTACCTCTTGCATGGTTGATACTTTACTATGGACGGAAAATGTGCCTTCTTATTGTTCCTAAGGAACTCACCTGTTGATGTTGCTCAGGTGTGTAGAGACCCAAGATGGGGACACTGCTACGAAAGCTACATCGAAGACCCAAAGGTTGTTCAGTCAATGACCACACTCATCTCTGGTCTGCAAGGTGACGTTCCGGCTGGTTCTGAGGGAAGGCCATACGTTGGTGGAAGGTAATATACATTCAACAGGGAACTTGTGTTCTGTGATTTAGTCTGAAGAGACCGAGCTAACTTCGTTGTCACTCTTGGTACACTGCAGTAAGAAGGTTGCTGCATGCGCAAAGCACTATGTTGGTGATGGTGGTACGTTTATGGGGATCAACGAGAACGGTACAATCATTGACGCCCATGGGCTGATGACTATCCATATGCCTGCTTATTACAATTCTATCATCAGAGGCGTCTCCACTGTTATGACCTCGTACTCTAGCTGGAACGGCAAGAAAATGCACGCCAACCATTTCCTTGTCACTGATTTTCTGAAGAACAAGCTCAAATTTTGGGTCAGTTGCTCATTAGAAAGCCAGGAGAATTTCTCTCTCTTGTTTTCTTTAGACATATTTAAAAGATACTGATATAATCAATTTCCTGGGATTTCGTGCAAACAGGGTTTCGTGATTTCAGACTGGCAAGGCATTGATCGGATTACTAGCCCTCCAGGCGTGAACTATTCTTATTCAGTTGAGGCTGGAGTTGGTGCCGGTATTGACATGGTAAGATTATGCAAAATTACATACTTCAGTTTTTTCTGTGCAAAGCATACTTATCTGATACTCGCAAGGCACGATAATCCCTTGCTCGTAAATTCAACTTCAACTTTTTCAGACAAAACTTGAGTAAATTGCTTGCTCGTAAGGCACGATAAGGATTTCTTATCTGATACACCGTTGACAGTTGTTATCTCGTCTAGAACTAATACAAATATGTCATTTTCTTCCTTTCTGATCATGCTCTTGTACACATTATTTTGCAGATCATGGTTCCTTTTGCCTACACAGAGTTCATTGATGATCTGACATACCAAGTTAAGAACAACATCATCCCCATGAGCAGAATCAACGATGCTGTCTACAGATTCTTCAGGGTGAAGTTCACCATGGGTCTATTTGAGAACCCCTATGCTGACCCAAGCCTCGTTCATGAACTCGGGAAGCATGTTAGTTCTCAACACCACATTTTCTTTCTATCACACTCCATTTGTCAAGATCCATGAATTCTTATGTGACATGTCGGCAAGGATGTTTTATAAAAAATCCAAGCAGGTTGCAGTGATGTAAGTCAAGGTAATCTATATGATATAGTGAAGGATAAACTACTCTCCCTCATGTTATTTCTGCATTGTTTTTGCGGTGAATTACTACTGAAGCATTGTTTTAAGATTATTCTTGGTCATGTAATAAAGCTGAGATTTATTTTGGCCTCATGATTTTCGTAAACATATCCTGTGAATATTTTCATAGACACTTTCCCTCCTCTCAAACTGTTTTATTTCTCCTATACAGGAAGTAGATAAAGTATGCAGACTTTCCCTACTCTCAAACTGTTTTATTTCTCCTGTACAGGAAGTAGATAAAATATGCAGGCTTCAAAGCATATGTTTGGGAATTCAATGCCAGATGAGCCTCTTTCATTTTAAGGCTTGAGtcctaatatttcatttcttttaGCTATTCAGTCTTAATATTGTTCTATTCTCTGAGCTCTTCAACATTTCTGTGCACAAAAAAGAAATGTAATACTTGCCTTCTAAGCCCAGTGGTAATTGTATACATCATTTATTCATTCCTACCAGTGGTAATTGTATACATCATTTATTCATTCCTAAATTTTTGGATGGGCTACGTGGATTAGATGTGAAAGCGTTTCACAGTTTTGTTATTTCTATATTAAACACTGAAGAAATTGGGGTTGTCTCTTTTCAGATCGGCAAGGCAAGAAAAGCTATAttctttttctgttctttttttcttttcttacgCAATAGAATAACTGTATATTACTTTTTACTTTATCTTTCTTAATCACCTACTTACTAACCTAACTTACCTGGATCCAAGCAAGCAAGATTGTTCTTATCTGTTCTTAAGAAAGAATGTGATGGCGGAATAAATTATAGGCAATGCACACTGTACTCATATGTACAATTACATAAGTTATTCTGCTTGTACATGATGAGCCATTCTTTTGAGAAACTACTCCTGTAATTAGGCAACATTGTACGAGTTTTGTTGTTAATTTCTATGTATTAGCTTTGACTTCCGTTAGTTCACATATTATTTCAGTTTTTCCAATATTCAAAATTTCAGATTATGCACCGGTCCCATTTGATTTCTGATTGTGGTATTTTTGTATAATCAGGATGGTGTCGTGGTCTCCCACCGAGGCAGCGTGCATTGTTATTTATATGCCTCCTTCTTAAGCTTGTGAATTTTCTCCTCTTACAGTGATGTCCTTTATAGCCAAAGTTCATAACTAAAACATACATTTAGGCATCAACATTCATACCAAAGGTATTTTCTATAAGCATCAAACTCTGTTGAGAACTACCATCCTATTGTATGTTGTTCTGAATTTCTCTTTGCCTACAAAGGTTTGTTGTTATTCGATTATATTTGACCTATCATAGATTTCTGTATACAAGGCTTAATCTTTCGCCTCTCAGATCTTTAGTTTTttatatgccttttctctctactGAAGAACTTTATTTCCTCAAAAGAAATATAGGATCCTCATGATGCACTGGATTTTTGTAATTTTCATGAAACTTTAGATAGCTGAATTTTTCGACAGTAGATAGCTGAATTTTTGGACAGAAGATAACTGGATTTTTTGACAGTAGCTAACTGAATATTTGGAAAGTTGGTGTGGGTACAGTAGTTGATTTGGAAAGTGGCTGTGTTAACTATAGAGCTTTGCTATTTTTGGCAGTTTGGAACTATAAATGCATGTTGTTTCTGACACTCTGAAGTGAGCATCTTATCTGTTTTATGTAGTGTTAACTGAAGTTTTCTCTGTTAACCGATTGTTTTTGCATTCTCTGAATTGTAGGTGATTTTGATGGCCAGTTCACAGTAGATTGGTTTGATCATTGTGACTGTGACACTATGAAGTTGATTGGCTTGACCATTGTGACTGTGACACTTGGTCTATACTGTGCGGGAGCACATGTAGAGCAGCTGGCAGGGGAGGCAGAGGATCTGAAGAAGCAACTGGCAGGGAAGGAAGAGGTTCTGGAGCGGGTTGAGCATGGCAGGGGAGGGAGGGGAGCTAGGGGAGCAGCTGGTAGGAGAGGTAGAGGGTTTGTACAACAGACAAGCAAC encodes:
- the LOC123427366 gene encoding beta-glucosidase BoGH3B-like isoform X5 — its product is MTQIERENATAEAMSKYFIGSVLSGGGSVPSPQASAAAWQPMVNEMQKGALSTRLGIPLIYGIDVVHGHNNVYKATIFPHNVGLRATRDPMLVKRIGEAPALEVRATGIPYAFAPCIAVCRDPRWGHCYESYIEDPKVVQSMTTLISGLQGDVPAGSEGRPYVGGSKKVAACAKHYVGDGGTFMGINENGTIIDAHGLMTIHMPAYYNSIIRGVSTVMTSYSSWNGKKMHANHFLVTDFLKNKLKFWGFVISDWQGIDRITSPPGVNYSYSVEAGVGAGIDMIMVPFAYTEFIDDLTYQVKNNIIPMSRINDAVYRFFRVKFTMGLFENPYADPSLVHELGKHEVDKVCRLSLLSNCFISPVQEVDKICRLQSICLGIQCQMSLFHFKA
- the LOC123427366 gene encoding beta-glucosidase BoGH3B-like isoform X3; translation: MFVFRGKSVFNLRKKLARRLEALMDVSNLAMCVEAGTFGRLTPLVVDLPRSRQELHIVVFAGGTPGQMTQIERENATAEAMSKYFIGSVLSGGGSVPSPQASAAAWQPMVNEMQKGALSTRLGIPLIYGIDVVHGHNNVYKATIFPHNVGLRATRDPMLVKRIGEAPALEVRATGIPYAFAPCIAVCRDPRWGHCYESYIEDPKVVQSMTTLISGLQGDVPAGSEGRPYVGGSKKVAACAKHYVGDGGTFMGINENGTIIDAHGLMTIHMPAYYNSIIRGVSTVMTSYSSWNGKKMHANHFLVTDFLKNKLKFWGFVISDWQGIDRITSPPGVNYSYSVEAGVGAGIDMIMVPFAYTEFIDDLTYQVKNNIIPMSRINDAVYRFFRVKFTMGLFENPYADPSLVHELGKHVSSQHHIFFLSHSICQDP
- the LOC123427366 gene encoding beta-glucosidase BoGH3B-like isoform X4 encodes the protein MTLAEKIGQMTQIERENATAEAMSKYFIGSVLSGGGSVPSPQASAAAWQPMVNEMQKGALSTRLGIPLIYGIDVVHGHNNVYKATIFPHNVGLRATRDPMLVKRIGEAPALEVRATGIPYAFAPCIAVCRDPRWGHCYESYIEDPKVVQSMTTLISGLQGDVPAGSEGRPYVGGSKKVAACAKHYVGDGGTFMGINENGTIIDAHGLMTIHMPAYYNSIIRGVSTVMTSYSSWNGKKMHANHFLVTDFLKNKLKFWGFVISDWQGIDRITSPPGVNYSYSVEAGVGAGIDMIMVPFAYTEFIDDLTYQVKNNIIPMSRINDAVYRFFRVKFTMGLFENPYADPSLVHELGKHEVDKVCRLSLLSNCFISPVQEVDKICRLQSICLGIQCQMSLFHFKA
- the LOC123427366 gene encoding beta-glucosidase BoGH3B-like isoform X1 translates to MFVFRGKSVFNLRKKLARRLEALMDVSNLAMCVEAGTFGRLTPLVVDLPRSRQELHIVVFAGGTPGQMTQIERENATAEAMSKYFIGSVLSGGGSVPSPQASAAAWQPMVNEMQKGALSTRLGIPLIYGIDVVHGHNNVYKATIFPHNVGLRATRDPMLVKRIGEAPALEVRATGIPYAFAPCIAVCRDPRWGHCYESYIEDPKVVQSMTTLISGLQGDVPAGSEGRPYVGGSKKVAACAKHYVGDGGTFMGINENGTIIDAHGLMTIHMPAYYNSIIRGVSTVMTSYSSWNGKKMHANHFLVTDFLKNKLKFWGFVISDWQGIDRITSPPGVNYSYSVEAGVGAGIDMIMVPFAYTEFIDDLTYQVKNNIIPMSRINDAVYRFFRVKFTMGLFENPYADPSLVHELGKHEVDKVCRLSLLSNCFISPVQEVDKICRLQSICLGIQCQMSLFHFKA
- the LOC123427366 gene encoding beta-glucosidase BoGH3B-like isoform X2 — its product is MFVFRGKSVFNLRKKLARRLEALMDVSNLAMCVEAGTFGRLTPLVVDLPRSRQELHIVVFAGGTPGQMTQIERENATAEAMSKYFIGSVLSGGGSVPSPQASAAAWQPMVNEMQKGALSTRLGIPLIYGIDVVHGHNNVYKATIFPHNVGLRATRDPMLVKRIGEAPALEVRATGIPYAFAPCIAVCRDPRWGHCYESYIEDPKVVQSMTTLISGLQGDVPAGSEGRPYVGGSKKVAACAKHYVGDGGTFMGINENGTIIDAHGLMTIHMPAYYNSIIRGVSTVMTSYSSWNGKKMHANHFLVTDFLKNKLKFWGFVISDWQGIDRITSPPGVNYSYSVEAGVGAGIDMIMVPFAYTEFIDDLTYQVKNNIIPMSRINDAVYRFFRVKFTMGLFENPYADPSLVHELGKHEVDKICRLQSICLGIQCQMSLFHFKA